Genomic DNA from Methylocystis sp. MJC1:
GCGGCTCGAGAAAGGCGTCGACGCGCGCGCGCACATGCGGCGCGAATTTATAGGCGAGCAGCGCAGCGGATGCGCCCAGGCCCCCAAGCCCGACGACCCAGATGATATGCAGCCCCGCCATGAAGAAGAGCGCGGCCCAGACGACCGAGATCAGCATGGTCTGGCCGAAATCTGGCTGCAGTACGAGCGGCCCGATGGTGAGCGGGAAGAGGAGAAGCGCGAGCCAGTTTCCCGGAACGTCCTTGCGCCGCGCGCCTTCCGAAAAGGCCCAGGCGACGACGACGACGAAGGACGGCTTGAGGAACTCCGACGGCTGAATGCCGAAGATCCAGCGCCGAGCGCCTTTCACTTCCTGGCCGAAGAACAACGTCGCGACGACGAGCGCCAGCGACACGACGAAAACGACGAGCGCGGCGCGGCGCACATGGCGCGGCGACAGGAAAGAGGCGCCGATCATCACCGCCAACGCCGGCAGAAGATAGGCAACTTGGCGATTGACGAAATGGAAGGTCGAGAGATGCAGCCTTTCCGCAACCGGCGGGCTGCCCGCCATGCCGAAGACGAGGCCCGCCACGATGAGAAGCGCGATGCCGGCGAGTAGCCAACGATCGATGGTCCATGCCCAATCGGAAATCGGGGTTCGCTCGGCGCGCGAAATCATGGGTGCTCTCCTCTGCGAGCGGCGATAACGGCTGGCAATCCATTGACGAGGGCGCGGAACGCGTCGCCGCGCGCCTCGAAATTCTTGAATTGGTCGTAGGAGGCGCAGGCTGGCGAAAGCAACACGATCGGCTCCGCCGCATCGCCGTCGAGCGCATCGAAGGCCGCGCGCAT
This window encodes:
- a CDS encoding FtsW/RodA/SpoVE family cell cycle protein; its protein translation is MISRAERTPISDWAWTIDRWLLAGIALLIVAGLVFGMAGSPPVAERLHLSTFHFVNRQVAYLLPALAVMIGASFLSPRHVRRAALVVFVVSLALVVATLFFGQEVKGARRWIFGIQPSEFLKPSFVVVVAWAFSEGARRKDVPGNWLALLLFPLTIGPLVLQPDFGQTMLISVVWAALFFMAGLHIIWVVGLGGLGASAALLAYKFAPHVRARVDAFLEPPPPVAGVPTNFQSETALESFKAGSWFGKGPGEGTVKRILPDSHTDFIFAVIGEEFGVIVCIVLAMVFAFIVVRGLFSAARNEDPFCRFATAGLVMLFGLQSCINMAVNVHLMPAKGMTLPFVSYGGSSLISLSLGMGFLLAVTRKRPRTRVLTEVAATSGPLPAAA